The Deltaproteobacteria bacterium genome includes a region encoding these proteins:
- a CDS encoding non-heme iron oxygenase ferredoxin subunit, whose amino-acid sequence MAEYVKVATTEEVEPGKPKLVEVNGRRVALFNVEGSFYAIDDICTHRGAPLSEGEVMGKEIQCPWHGAMFDVTTGEASGPPADVGVDKFNVRVSGSDIEVEI is encoded by the coding sequence ATGGCTGAGTATGTCAAGGTCGCGACCACCGAGGAGGTGGAGCCCGGCAAGCCGAAGCTGGTGGAGGTCAACGGCCGTCGGGTCGCGCTGTTCAACGTGGAAGGGTCCTTCTACGCCATCGACGACATCTGCACCCATCGCGGCGCGCCGTTGTCCGAGGGAGAGGTCATGGGCAAGGAAATCCAGTGCCCGTGGCACGGAGCCATGTTCGACGTCACCACGGGCGAGGCCTCGGGTCCCCCCGCCGACGTGGGTGTCGACAAGTTCAACGTGCGCGTTTCCGGGTCCGATATCGAGGTCGAGATCTGA
- the grxD gene encoding Grx4 family monothiol glutaredoxin — MADDVRSRIEEQVKNNRVMVFMKGTPNFPQCGFSAHTVEILRAHNAEFESFDVLSDPAVREGVKQYSNWPTIPQVYIDGQFVGGCDIVHELHERGELDALLSPAAKE, encoded by the coding sequence ATGGCGGATGACGTTCGCAGCAGAATCGAAGAGCAGGTGAAGAACAACCGGGTGATGGTCTTCATGAAGGGCACCCCGAACTTTCCCCAGTGCGGCTTCTCCGCCCACACGGTGGAGATCCTGCGCGCCCACAACGCGGAGTTCGAGAGCTTCGACGTGCTGTCGGACCCGGCGGTCCGGGAGGGCGTCAAGCAGTACTCGAACTGGCCCACCATCCCGCAGGTCTACATCGACGGCCAGTTCGTGGGCGGCTGCGACATCGTCCACGAGCTGCACGAGCGGGGGGAGCTGGACGCGCTGCTCAGCCCGGCCGCCAAAGAGTAG
- a CDS encoding group 1 truncated hemoglobin, protein MFDEIGAERLREVIDVFVDRIFDDLMIGFFFRNADRDRVKKLEYQFTARALGADIEYEGRPLEQAHAPHPIMGGQFARRLQILRETLDEFHVSPAVQTAWLDHTESLRSLITRDRGSDCDPAEARRKALAHPS, encoded by the coding sequence TTGTTCGACGAGATCGGCGCGGAGCGCCTGCGCGAGGTCATCGACGTCTTCGTGGACCGGATCTTCGATGACCTCATGATCGGGTTCTTCTTCCGCAACGCCGACCGCGACCGGGTCAAGAAGCTGGAGTACCAGTTCACGGCGCGAGCGCTCGGCGCCGACATCGAGTACGAAGGCCGTCCCCTCGAACAGGCCCACGCGCCGCATCCCATCATGGGGGGGCAGTTCGCGCGCCGGCTGCAGATCCTGCGCGAGACTCTCGACGAGTTCCACGTGTCTCCGGCCGTGCAAACGGCGTGGCTGGACCACACCGAGAGCCTTCGCTCCCTCATCACCCGCGACCGCGGCTCCGACTGCGACCCCGCCGAGGCCCGGCGCAAGGCGCTGGCCCATCCCTCATGA
- a CDS encoding VIT1/CCC1 transporter family protein — MTEPRNDPLVLKVARDEAFDMALYVRLREMETGEVHNVLSRLVTVERGHVAFWADFAGLDDSSLDRVQRLRLSLLVLLRRCFGVAMTFLILEAIEIYGVKKYWALWDRYKDTPYGPRIRGILRDEFGHEDEIVAGLTGRRLNPERVRDLFLGLNDGLVEVLGSVAGFYASFGHPAYVAVASLTVAVAGSISMAAGVLASSRSQREVQRIENAKRNFFDPEMKPPEETRPLSAAVSVGISYFVGAMFPIFPVLLGAVSPLWSIAVGGAMVVLVTAFLSVMSGMEVRPRVLQNLLLVFGAVGVTYVLGTLVKQFWNISV; from the coding sequence ATGACGGAACCGCGAAACGATCCGCTGGTACTCAAGGTGGCCCGGGACGAGGCCTTCGACATGGCCCTCTACGTGCGTCTCCGTGAGATGGAGACCGGCGAGGTCCACAACGTCCTGAGCCGCCTCGTCACCGTGGAGCGGGGACACGTCGCCTTCTGGGCCGATTTCGCCGGTCTCGATGATAGCTCGCTGGACCGGGTGCAGCGCTTGCGCCTGAGTCTTCTCGTGCTCTTGCGGCGCTGCTTCGGCGTGGCCATGACGTTCCTCATCCTGGAAGCCATCGAGATCTACGGCGTCAAGAAGTACTGGGCGCTGTGGGACCGCTACAAGGACACGCCCTACGGACCGCGCATCCGCGGCATCCTGCGCGACGAGTTCGGCCACGAGGACGAGATCGTCGCCGGGCTCACCGGAAGACGCCTGAACCCGGAACGCGTGCGCGACCTCTTCCTGGGCCTGAACGACGGCTTGGTGGAGGTGCTCGGCAGCGTCGCCGGTTTCTATGCCTCGTTCGGACATCCCGCCTACGTGGCCGTGGCGAGCCTGACGGTGGCGGTGGCGGGTTCCATCTCCATGGCCGCGGGCGTGCTGGCCTCGTCCCGCTCCCAGCGCGAGGTCCAACGCATCGAGAACGCCAAGCGCAACTTCTTCGACCCCGAGATGAAGCCGCCGGAGGAGACGCGCCCGCTGTCGGCCGCTGTCTCCGTGGGCATCTCCTACTTCGTGGGCGCCATGTTCCCCATCTTCCCGGTGCTCCTGGGCGCGGTCAGCCCGTTGTGGTCCATCGCCGTGGGCGGCGCCATGGTGGTCCTGGTGACCGCGTTCCTGTCGGTCATGTCGGGCATGGAGGTCCGCCCGCGGGTGCTTCAGAACCTCCTGCTGGTGTTCGGCGCCGTGGGCGTCACCTACGTTCTCGGGACGCTGGTCAAGCAGTTCTGGAACATCAGCGTATAG
- a CDS encoding SagB/ThcOx family dehydrogenase codes for MSNRDVAAARDYHERTKHSLTSVRSGPHYLDWDNQPRPFKVYETLESLPLEQHLQSTGVPALRAISEPAPEVERGLTRAELAEVLFLCAGVTRRRRYFGGEMLFRAAACTGALYHIDVYVVAGPLSDLDAGVYHFAPDGFALTPLRAGDHRGVLAAASGGEPAVEHAPVVLVLASTFWRNSWKYRDRAYRHCFWDGGTLLANCLAAASARDIPARTVMGFADAPVNHLLGLDSQKEASLCLVPLGRSASSTAPSAETPPPLDYATRPLSARELDYPSIRQAHAASCLESGAEARRWREADGGASDDLEEAETGMTAPDEAGTVDGESGGPVAAGAGRRALPLAVDSPASLPADSIEQVIVRRGSTRRFSHESISLAQLSTALHYATRGVATDVDPGASRELNQLYLIVNHVDGAASGAYVLDRDNGRLDLLKEGNFRKEAGFLGLGQEIPADASVSVYFLTELDAVLRRYGNRGYRLAQMDASITAGRLYLAAYAQGFGASGLTFFDDDVTAFFSPHAAGKSVMFLIALGRRLRK; via the coding sequence ATGAGCAACCGAGACGTCGCCGCGGCGCGCGACTACCACGAACGCACCAAGCATTCACTCACGAGCGTCCGGAGTGGCCCCCATTACCTGGACTGGGACAACCAGCCGCGTCCCTTCAAGGTCTACGAAACATTGGAGTCGCTGCCGCTGGAGCAGCATCTCCAGTCAACCGGCGTGCCGGCGCTACGGGCCATTTCCGAGCCTGCCCCGGAGGTGGAGCGCGGCTTGACCCGCGCCGAGCTGGCGGAGGTGCTGTTCCTCTGTGCCGGCGTCACGCGCCGGCGGCGCTACTTCGGCGGCGAGATGCTCTTTCGCGCGGCGGCATGCACGGGCGCGCTCTACCACATCGACGTCTACGTGGTCGCGGGTCCGCTGTCCGACCTGGACGCCGGCGTCTATCACTTCGCCCCCGACGGCTTCGCGCTGACGCCCTTGCGCGCCGGCGACCACCGTGGCGTGCTGGCGGCGGCGAGCGGCGGCGAGCCCGCCGTTGAGCACGCCCCGGTCGTTCTGGTGCTGGCTTCCACGTTCTGGCGCAATAGCTGGAAGTACCGCGACCGCGCCTACCGGCACTGCTTCTGGGACGGCGGCACGCTGCTTGCCAACTGCCTTGCCGCGGCATCGGCTCGAGACATCCCGGCACGAACGGTGATGGGCTTCGCCGACGCCCCGGTGAACCATCTGTTGGGCCTCGACTCCCAAAAGGAAGCGTCTCTGTGCCTCGTGCCCCTGGGCCGCTCGGCATCGTCCACGGCTCCCTCCGCGGAAACGCCGCCGCCCCTGGACTACGCCACCCGGCCGCTATCGGCGCGCGAGTTGGACTATCCGTCCATCCGGCAGGCGCACGCGGCGTCATGCCTGGAGAGCGGCGCGGAGGCGCGGCGCTGGCGGGAGGCCGACGGCGGCGCGTCGGACGACCTCGAAGAAGCGGAAACCGGCATGACCGCGCCCGACGAAGCCGGAACCGTCGACGGAGAATCCGGCGGCCCCGTCGCGGCCGGCGCGGGGCGCCGCGCGCTGCCCTTGGCCGTCGACTCTCCCGCGTCGCTCCCGGCCGACAGCATCGAGCAGGTGATCGTGCGCCGGGGCTCCACGCGCCGGTTCTCGCACGAGTCCATCAGCCTCGCCCAGTTGTCCACGGCCTTGCACTACGCCACACGGGGCGTTGCCACGGACGTGGATCCCGGCGCCTCCCGTGAGCTGAATCAACTCTATCTCATCGTCAACCACGTGGACGGCGCCGCTTCCGGCGCCTACGTCCTCGACCGTGACAACGGACGCCTCGATCTTCTGAAGGAAGGAAACTTCCGCAAGGAGGCCGGTTTCCTCGGACTTGGCCAGGAGATCCCGGCGGACGCCAGCGTCAGCGTCTATTTCCTCACCGAACTCGACGCAGTGCTGCGGCGCTACGGCAACCGCGGCTACCGCCTTGCCCAAATGGACGCCAGCATCACCGCCGGCCGCCTCTACCTGGCGGCCTACGCCCAGGGCTTCGGCGCCTCCGGCCTGACCTTCTTCGACGACGACGTCACCGCGTTCTTTTCACCCCACGCGGCGGGCAAGAGCGTCATGTTCCTGATCGCGCTGGGAAGGCGCCTGCGCAAGTAG
- a CDS encoding outer membrane beta-barrel protein, with translation MVVAVLVGAWMAPGAVVAGDFYLRGGLGLGRSGDAIFMDKDCSSTAPAALYGCGTGGDGAPYRSRGDFDTAAALEIGLGYTAAPARFEVLVEYRPRIEFEGRANFLAPERRQEVSADLSSVSGMLAAFVDFAGVGLPRLGPFDPFIGAGLGAVRNRIGETRMTFPATTTTVPGASRTDLAWMVTAGVSLPLDERVSLDIAWRYTHLGEVRTGRGAGRVVWRDGSREPLPLDLAPTRARLASHEARLSLRYAF, from the coding sequence ATGGTGGTCGCTGTCCTGGTCGGCGCGTGGATGGCCCCCGGAGCCGTGGTCGCCGGCGATTTCTACCTGCGCGGCGGTCTCGGCCTGGGCCGGTCGGGCGACGCCATCTTCATGGACAAGGACTGTTCCAGCACGGCTCCGGCGGCCTTGTACGGCTGCGGCACGGGCGGAGACGGCGCGCCTTACCGGTCACGCGGCGACTTCGACACGGCGGCGGCGCTCGAAATCGGGCTGGGCTACACGGCCGCGCCGGCGCGCTTCGAGGTTCTGGTCGAATATCGGCCGCGCATCGAGTTCGAGGGCCGCGCCAACTTCCTGGCGCCGGAACGGCGGCAGGAAGTCTCGGCGGACCTGTCGTCCGTTTCGGGGATGCTTGCCGCCTTTGTCGACTTCGCCGGGGTGGGGCTGCCCCGGCTCGGGCCTTTCGATCCGTTCATCGGAGCCGGCCTCGGCGCGGTCCGCAACCGCATCGGGGAGACGCGCATGACGTTTCCGGCAACGACGACCACCGTGCCCGGCGCGAGCCGGACGGACCTGGCCTGGATGGTGACGGCCGGGGTCTCGCTGCCCTTGGACGAGCGCGTGAGCCTGGATATCGCCTGGCGCTACACGCATCTCGGTGAGGTGCGCACGGGGCGGGGCGCGGGCCGGGTGGTCTGGCGCGACGGCAGCCGGGAGCCGTTGCCGCTGGATCTCGCGCCGACCCGGGCGCGGCTCGCGAGCCACGAGGCGCGCCTGTCGCTGCGCTACGCGTTCTGA
- a CDS encoding mercuric reductase, protein MRNIPQLSPQDEYNQVLGSNTHPADWTNPTPADRYNLVVIGAGTAGLVTAAGAAGLGARVALIERHYLGGDCLNVGCVPSKCIIRSSRVVAEIRDADMFGIGGPGDVQVDFGAVMERMRRIRSHISHHDSVRRFSELGVDVFLGDASFTGPETVEVDGQSLHFKKAVIASGARAVAPHPPIDGIEEAGYLTNETVFSLTERPERLAVIGAGPIGCELAQTFQRLGCQVVLFHNGDHILNREDADAADIVQQQFLREGIQLVLNSALTRVATENGRKVVHYEAGGNADSVTVDEILVGAGRAPNVDGLNLEGVGVEFHPFRGVVVNDYLQTTNSRIFAGGDVCMDWKFTHAADAAARIIIQNALFYKSKKLSSLIMPWATYTDPEIAHVGMYERDAESQGIAIDTYVRELKEVDRALADGEEEGFVKIHVVKGKDKIVGGTIVARHAGEMISEITLAMAGKVGLGTIANVIHPYPTQAEAIKQTGDAFNRTRLTPMVKKIFQRWLAWSRR, encoded by the coding sequence ATGCGCAACATTCCACAACTGTCGCCGCAGGACGAATACAACCAGGTGTTGGGCTCCAACACCCACCCGGCGGACTGGACCAATCCCACGCCGGCCGACCGTTACAACCTGGTGGTCATCGGCGCGGGCACGGCCGGGCTCGTGACCGCGGCCGGCGCCGCCGGGCTCGGCGCCAGGGTGGCCCTGATCGAACGCCACTACCTCGGCGGCGATTGCCTCAACGTCGGCTGCGTCCCGTCGAAGTGCATCATCCGCTCGTCGCGCGTGGTGGCGGAGATCCGGGACGCGGACATGTTCGGCATCGGCGGCCCGGGTGACGTTCAGGTGGACTTCGGCGCGGTCATGGAACGCATGCGCCGCATCCGTTCCCACATCAGCCACCACGATTCGGTGAGACGTTTTTCCGAACTGGGCGTCGACGTGTTCCTGGGCGACGCCAGCTTCACCGGTCCGGAGACCGTGGAAGTGGACGGCCAGTCGCTCCATTTCAAGAAGGCCGTCATCGCCTCCGGCGCCCGGGCGGTGGCGCCACATCCGCCCATCGACGGCATCGAGGAGGCCGGCTACCTCACCAACGAGACCGTATTCTCTCTCACCGAGCGCCCGGAACGGCTGGCGGTCATCGGCGCGGGGCCCATCGGCTGCGAGCTGGCGCAGACCTTCCAGCGCCTGGGCTGCCAGGTGGTGCTGTTCCACAACGGCGACCACATCCTCAACCGCGAGGACGCCGACGCCGCGGACATCGTCCAACAGCAGTTCCTGCGGGAGGGCATTCAACTGGTGCTCAACAGCGCCCTTACCCGCGTGGCCACGGAAAACGGCCGCAAGGTGGTCCATTACGAGGCAGGCGGCAACGCGGACTCGGTGACCGTGGACGAGATCCTGGTGGGGGCCGGGCGCGCGCCCAACGTGGACGGCCTGAACCTCGAAGGCGTCGGCGTCGAGTTCCACCCGTTCCGCGGCGTAGTGGTCAACGACTACCTGCAGACCACCAACTCGCGCATCTTCGCGGGCGGCGACGTCTGCATGGACTGGAAGTTCACCCACGCGGCCGACGCGGCCGCGCGCATCATCATCCAGAACGCCCTCTTCTACAAGAGCAAGAAGCTGAGCTCGCTGATCATGCCCTGGGCCACCTACACGGACCCGGAGATCGCCCACGTGGGCATGTACGAGCGCGACGCGGAGAGCCAGGGCATCGCCATCGACACCTACGTCCGCGAGCTGAAGGAAGTGGACCGCGCCCTGGCCGACGGCGAGGAGGAAGGCTTCGTCAAGATCCACGTCGTGAAGGGCAAGGACAAGATCGTCGGCGGCACCATCGTGGCGCGCCACGCCGGCGAGATGATCAGCGAGATCACCCTGGCCATGGCCGGCAAGGTGGGCCTCGGCACCATCGCCAACGTCATCCACCCCTACCCGACCCAGGCCGAGGCCATCAAGCAGACCGGCGACGCCTTCAACCGCACACGGCTGACCCCCATGGTAAAGAAGATCTTTCAGCGCTGGCTGGCGTGGAGCCGGAGGTAG
- a CDS encoding TVP38/TMEM64 family protein, whose product MTQRIGKIALVVVVAALIASFFVFDLGMYFNLEFIKAQRDAYLGYYQQNPATTITAYAAIYIAVTALSLPGAAIMTLLGGALFGVITGTIIVSFCSTIGATLAFLVARFLLRDSIQGKFGDRLETINNGIANEGMFYLFTMRLIPVIPFFVINLVMGLTPIRTVQFFFVSQLGMFPGTIVYVNAGTQLAQIDSLAGILSPTLLLSFALLGLFPLIAKKSIELVNKRRNAKAP is encoded by the coding sequence ATGACTCAACGGATTGGCAAGATAGCGTTGGTGGTGGTCGTGGCCGCTCTCATCGCGAGCTTTTTCGTCTTCGATCTCGGGATGTACTTCAACCTCGAGTTCATCAAGGCGCAGCGCGATGCCTACCTGGGCTACTACCAGCAGAACCCCGCCACCACCATCACCGCCTACGCCGCGATCTACATCGCCGTGACGGCGCTCTCGCTTCCGGGCGCGGCCATCATGACGCTGTTGGGCGGCGCGCTGTTCGGGGTGATCACCGGCACGATCATTGTCTCCTTCTGCAGCACCATCGGCGCCACCCTGGCCTTCCTGGTGGCACGTTTCCTTCTGCGGGACAGCATCCAGGGGAAGTTCGGCGACAGGCTCGAGACCATCAACAACGGCATCGCCAACGAGGGAATGTTCTACCTCTTCACCATGCGGCTGATCCCGGTCATTCCCTTCTTCGTCATCAACCTGGTAATGGGGCTCACGCCCATCCGCACGGTGCAGTTCTTTTTCGTCAGCCAACTGGGCATGTTTCCCGGCACCATCGTCTACGTGAACGCCGGCACCCAACTGGCCCAGATCGATTCGCTGGCGGGCATTCTGTCCCCTACGCTCCTGCTGTCGTTCGCGCTGCTCGGCCTGTTCCCCCTCATCGCCAAGAAGTCCATCGAGCTGGTCAACAAGCGCAGGAACGCGAAAGCGCCATAG
- a CDS encoding TIGR04282 family arsenosugar biosynthesis glycosyltransferase, producing the protein MNSESFLKRAAGARRSGSRAELPRHDLPAVAVMARAPRPGAVKTRLCPPLTHAEAADFYACVLQDVLDHLARSERWDTWVAYAERSRGYFARFPELTTTLLPQRGDSLGARMHGVFTDLRDEGYRQVVVVGSDIPTLSAGAVGSACELLRQDACDVVLGPADDGGYYLIGLNRPVEELFQGVAWSTATVLDQTLDKARRLGLRVRTVARTYDVDSAADLERLRRDFEASADLRAGRPRTRRWLLEWASLADGRESG; encoded by the coding sequence GTGAACAGTGAATCTTTTCTCAAACGCGCGGCGGGCGCGCGGCGGTCCGGCTCCCGAGCGGAACTTCCGCGCCATGACTTGCCCGCCGTGGCGGTCATGGCGCGGGCGCCGAGGCCGGGAGCCGTCAAGACCCGGCTGTGCCCGCCGCTGACCCATGCGGAGGCGGCGGACTTCTACGCCTGCGTGCTCCAGGACGTCCTCGACCACTTGGCGCGTTCGGAGCGTTGGGACACCTGGGTGGCCTACGCCGAACGAAGCCGAGGCTATTTCGCGCGTTTCCCGGAGCTGACCACGACCCTGCTGCCGCAGCGCGGCGATTCCCTCGGCGCGCGCATGCATGGCGTGTTCACCGACTTGCGGGACGAGGGTTACCGCCAGGTGGTCGTGGTGGGCAGCGACATCCCCACCCTGAGCGCGGGCGCGGTGGGGAGTGCCTGCGAGTTGCTGCGGCAGGACGCCTGCGACGTGGTGCTGGGCCCGGCGGACGACGGCGGTTACTATCTCATCGGCCTCAACAGGCCGGTGGAGGAACTCTTCCAGGGCGTCGCCTGGAGCACGGCGACCGTGCTCGATCAGACCCTGGACAAGGCCCGGCGACTCGGTCTGCGTGTGCGCACGGTCGCCCGCACCTACGACGTCGATTCGGCCGCGGACCTGGAGCGGTTGCGCCGAGACTTCGAAGCGTCCGCCGATCTGCGCGCCGGCCGTCCCAGGACGCGCCGCTGGCTCCTCGAATGGGCCTCCCTGGCGGACGGTCGGGAGTCCGGGTGA
- a CDS encoding outer membrane beta-barrel protein — protein sequence MLLTLAFAGGLRPASAAMAWGDAYAGLFVAAARTENRIIDPSGFANWGRPGWATDYDDGDFVWGFLVGRKFALERARFRLELDGAWGNVSAHSDRVDPGGRDETARAAVRWAATARLGLEHREGPVTVFINGGAALARITNSLTDIDFSPDMPARFDPDDSFLHNATRIGWVLGVGIEAPLADGWKWRLDGSYLGFGRGTHRVNRSGNNPCGPGGPRRACPYRVENHLILLRLAVIRRFDLWR from the coding sequence ATGCTCCTGACGCTCGCGTTCGCCGGTGGCCTCCGCCCGGCGTCCGCCGCCATGGCCTGGGGAGACGCTTACGCGGGCCTGTTCGTCGCCGCTGCCAGGACCGAGAACCGGATCATCGATCCCAGCGGCTTCGCCAACTGGGGCAGACCCGGCTGGGCCACGGACTACGACGACGGCGATTTCGTCTGGGGTTTTCTGGTGGGCAGGAAGTTCGCCCTGGAAAGGGCGCGCTTCAGGCTTGAGCTGGACGGCGCCTGGGGCAACGTGTCGGCACACTCGGACCGCGTCGATCCCGGCGGCAGGGACGAGACGGCGCGGGCGGCTGTCCGGTGGGCGGCCACCGCACGTCTGGGCCTCGAACACAGGGAAGGGCCGGTGACGGTGTTCATCAACGGCGGCGCGGCGCTGGCCCGGATCACGAACTCGCTGACCGACATCGACTTCTCCCCGGACATGCCGGCCCGGTTCGACCCCGACGATTCGTTCCTCCACAACGCCACGCGAATCGGTTGGGTGCTCGGGGTCGGCATCGAGGCGCCCTTGGCGGACGGCTGGAAGTGGCGGCTGGACGGTTCGTATCTTGGTTTCGGCCGCGGCACCCACCGCGTGAACCGCTCCGGAAACAACCCGTGCGGGCCTGGCGGCCCTCGGCGGGCTTGTCCCTACCGGGTCGAGAACCACCTGATATTGTTGCGCCTCGCGGTGATCCGCCGGTTCGACCTGTGGCGCTGA
- a CDS encoding mannose-1-phosphate guanylyltransferase/mannose-6-phosphate isomerase → MSHVLFPVILSGGAGTRLWPLSRELHPKQFIPLVEEHTLLQATARRLAALSELRAPIVVCNEAHRFMVAEQLEGIGVEPAAVLLEPQGRNTAPAIAAAALAALALGDEDPILLVLPADHVIGDENRFASAVRNAILEAAAGHLVTFGVTPAYAETGYGYIKAAGRTGVSDDGRKVERFVEKPDAGEAAGYLEEGGYYWNSGMFVFPASRYLDELGLHEPAVRDAVARAHRNAVEDVGFLRLEARSFSSSPAVSVDYAVMEHTSDAVMVPLEAGWSDIGSWAALADMAPGDEAGNVTRGDTILERVHDSYVRAGDRLVAAVGVSGLVIVDTADALLVARKDAVRDTGKVAAALRSAGREEHRVHRKVHRPWGAFHDVLVGSGFKVKHIVVRPSHALSLQSHEYRSEHWTVVRGTARVTRGEETFVLSENQSTYIPRRTKHRLANPDTVPLEVVEVQCGDYLEEDDIVRYEDAYGRTDPGEPEPSD, encoded by the coding sequence ATGAGCCACGTCCTGTTCCCCGTGATTCTCTCGGGTGGCGCCGGTACCCGGCTCTGGCCGCTGTCCCGCGAACTCCATCCGAAGCAGTTCATTCCGCTGGTGGAAGAACATACCCTGCTCCAGGCCACCGCCCGGCGCCTGGCCGCCCTCAGCGAGTTGCGGGCGCCCATCGTAGTATGCAACGAAGCCCACCGGTTCATGGTGGCCGAGCAGCTCGAGGGCATCGGCGTGGAACCCGCGGCCGTGCTGCTGGAGCCGCAGGGACGAAACACCGCGCCCGCGATTGCCGCGGCGGCGTTGGCTGCGCTCGCGCTTGGCGACGAAGACCCCATCCTGCTGGTGCTTCCGGCCGACCACGTGATCGGCGACGAGAACCGGTTCGCAAGCGCGGTGCGGAACGCGATCCTGGAGGCTGCCGCCGGTCACCTCGTGACCTTCGGGGTTACTCCCGCCTACGCGGAAACCGGGTACGGCTACATCAAGGCCGCCGGCCGCACCGGCGTCAGCGATGACGGCCGCAAGGTCGAGCGGTTCGTGGAGAAGCCGGATGCGGGAGAGGCCGCCGGCTACCTCGAAGAGGGCGGCTACTACTGGAACAGCGGCATGTTCGTGTTCCCGGCCTCAAGATATCTGGATGAACTCGGCTTACACGAGCCGGCGGTCCGGGACGCGGTGGCGCGGGCACACCGCAACGCGGTGGAGGACGTGGGCTTCCTGCGGCTGGAGGCGCGTTCCTTTTCGTCGTCTCCGGCCGTCTCGGTGGACTACGCGGTCATGGAGCACACCTCGGACGCCGTGATGGTCCCGCTCGAAGCGGGTTGGTCCGACATCGGCTCGTGGGCAGCGCTTGCCGATATGGCCCCCGGGGACGAAGCTGGCAACGTCACCCGGGGCGACACTATCCTGGAACGGGTCCACGATAGCTACGTCCGCGCCGGGGATCGTTTGGTGGCCGCGGTGGGGGTGTCCGGTCTCGTCATCGTGGACACCGCCGACGCGCTGCTGGTAGCGCGCAAGGACGCGGTTCGTGACACGGGCAAGGTGGCGGCGGCGCTCAGGTCGGCAGGCCGGGAGGAGCATCGGGTTCACCGCAAGGTCCACCGCCCCTGGGGCGCGTTCCACGATGTGCTCGTGGGCTCGGGATTCAAGGTGAAGCACATCGTCGTCCGTCCCAGCCACGCGCTGTCCCTGCAGTCGCACGAGTATCGCTCCGAGCACTGGACCGTCGTCCGCGGCACCGCGCGGGTCACCCGGGGAGAAGAAACCTTCGTGTTGTCGGAGAACCAGTCCACTTATATTCCCCGGAGGACGAAACACCGGTTGGCGAATCCCGATACCGTTCCGCTGGAGGTGGTGGAGGTCCAGTGCGGGGATTACCTGGAAGAGGACGACATCGTCCGTTACGAGGATGCCTACGGCCGCACGGACCCCGGTGAACCGGAGCCGAGCGATTGA